Proteins co-encoded in one Brassica oleracea var. oleracea cultivar TO1000 chromosome C4, BOL, whole genome shotgun sequence genomic window:
- the LOC106340955 gene encoding gibberellin 20 oxidase 4-like, which produces MKRESLLLTLFLLFLFLSNIKHLFISVEMEYITELSFNGQKTEDNPLTLFGSTVINNQQNQIPQEFVWPEDKKPSANVPILQIPLIDLAGVLSGDQFLVSEATRLVAEGAKQHGFFLVTNHGVDEGLMSSACTLMDSFFKSPTCEKQKAQRNHDESWGYTSSFVGKFKKNLPWKEMLSFRFSPQEKSENHSQIVKDFIIKKMGYGYNDFGSVYQEYAQAMSNLSLRIMELLAMSLGIKRSHFVEFFEDNESILRLNYYPKCKQPYDVLGSGPHCDPTSLTILQQDNSGLQVFVDNQWQSIPYNPQALVVNIGDTFRALTNGRYKSCLHRAVVNSQTERKTLVFFLSPRMDKVVKPPEELEGERAYPDFTWSLLHEFVMKHYRTDENTLKEFTKWLKTRRIFL; this is translated from the exons ATGAAAAGAGAGAGCCTACTTCTAACGTTATTTCTCCTTTTCTTGTTTCTTTCAAATATTAAACATCTATTCATTTCGGTTGAGATGGAATACATCACAGAGCTCTCTTTCAATGGACAGAAAACCGAAGATAACCCTTTGACACTCTTTGGTTCGACTGTCATTAACAATCAACAAAACCAAATACCTCAAGAGTTTGTATGGCCGGAGGATAAGAAACCCTCTGCTAACGTTCCGATTCTCCAGATCCCCCTCATCGACCTCGCCGGTGTCCTCTCCGGCGACCAGTTCTTGGTCTCGGAGGCAACAAGACTCGTGGCAGAAGGGGCAAAACAACATGGTTTCTTCCTGGTCACCAACCATGGAGTCGATGAGGGACTCATGTCTAGTGCATGTACACTAATGGACAGTTTCTTTAAGTCACCGACTTGTGAGAAACAAAAGGCTCAGAGGAACCATGACGAAAGCTGGGGTTACACTAGTAGCTTTGTAGGAAAATTCAAGAAGAATCTCCCCTGGAAGGAAATGCTGTCGTTTAGGTTCTCCCCACAGGAAAAGAGCGAGAATCATTCCCAAATCGTTAAAGACTTCATTATTAAGAAAATGGGATACGGATACAACGATTTTGG GAGTGTTTATCAAGAATACGCGCAGGCCATGAGCAATCTCTCACTAAGGATCATGGAGCTTCTTGCAATGAGTCTTGGAATCAAAAGGAGCCATTTTGTAGAGTTTTTCGAAGACAACGAATCCATATTGAGATTGAATTACTACCCAAAGTGCAAGCAACCGTATGATGTATTAGGGTCAGGACCACATTGCGATCCAACCTCTCTAACCATACTTCAACAAGACAACAGTGGTCTTCAAGTTTTCGTGGACAACCAGTGGCAATCAATCCCTTATAACCCCCAAGCGTTGGTGGTTAACATTGGCGACACTTTCAGG GCTCTAACCAACGGAAGATACAAGAGTTGCTTGCATCGAGCGGTAGTAAATAGCCAAACCGAAAGAAAGACACTCGTATTTTTCCTATCTCCGCGAATGGACAAAGTGGTGAAGCCACCAGAAGAATTAGAAGGCGAAAGAGCGTATCCTGATTTTACATGGTCTTTGCTTCATGAGTTCGTAATGAAACATTATAGAACAGACGAGAACACGCTCAAAGAGTTCACAAAATGGCTCAAGACCAGAAGAATTTTCTTATGA